A window from Littorina saxatilis isolate snail1 linkage group LG9, US_GU_Lsax_2.0, whole genome shotgun sequence encodes these proteins:
- the LOC138976155 gene encoding uncharacterized protein, translating to MEDSPEQRRFFGSVMHPITGWLAAIFPEAKQNVRCLVPEVDPIIHPENTEAGIQALCPKADSHHHHYIPFVDFDLKHLPERWRHKHVLQDIRDIASRVVKLHVHKLSPDRRQQKYGHRGSGFVTYDSRWGAVVHTSKHVVLDPYEADHTDVIFFSDREGEGVTCAGSSESFKSVWSMDYSSFTLEPEGKKRIEDALELSARAAKVDRFFSWRVFALKRLLYRQSRDIDVIIISHPHGRPKQVSIGKMSRRHRISLAFYDAPTCRGSSGAPIIRLSNDYMHYVAAGQFVHHGFDSGTVQDIATGMGSLRPPLTLPYYKALDKGRIRRAVAILYEPVSYWALYITDIMEIEGVLFFCTDNFCYFLTLYGFFCGWEDSWTLMAFYGFLFVIFCQTMLYGMRGPRYALLYWISLLHGISMHWVTWVVCYFVPRDYQRLLWVVPLWLSILWLSRSMSLTHLLGLDLFSAALKSKL from the exons ATGGAGGACTCACCAGAACAACGCAGGTTCTTCGGTTCCGTGATGCACCCTATCACAGGCTGGTTGGCTGCCATTTTCCCAGAGGCCAAG CAAAACGTACGTTGTCTGGTACCCGAGGTTGACCCCATCATCCATCCAGAGAACACAGAAGCTGGCATCCAGGCACTCTGCCCCAAGGCAGATTCACATCATCATCACTACATTCCCTTCGTTGACTTTGATCTCAAACATCTGCCCGAGAGGTGGCGCCACAAGCATGTGTTGCAGGACATCCGGGACATTGCCTCACGAGTGGTGAAACTGCACGTGCACAAGCTCAGTCCTGATCGTCGGCAACAAAA GTACGGTCATCGCGGGTCTGGCTTCGTGACGTATGACAGCCGGTGGGGGGCAGTAGTGCATACCAGCAAGCACGTGGTGCTTGACCCGTATGAAGCTGACCACACTGACGTCATCTTCTTCAGTGACAGGGAAGGTGAAGGTGTCACG tgtgcAGGTAGTAGCGAGAGTTTCAAGTCTGTGTGGTCCATGGATTATTCGTCCTTCACTTTGGAGCCTGAAGGGAAAAAGAGGATCGAAGACGCATTGGAACTTTCAGCAAGGGCGGCAAAAGTCGACAGGTTCTTTTCATGGCGAGTCTTCGCTCTCAAGCGTCTGTTGTACAGGCAGTCACGTGACATTGACGTCATAATCATATCTCATCCTCACGGCAGACCAAAGCAG GTGTCGATTGGCAAGATGTCCCGCCGTCATAGAATATCGTTGGCTTTCTACGATGCCCCCACCTGTCGTGGCTCCAGCGGTGCCCCCATCATCAGGCTCAGCAACGACTACATGCACTATGTGGCCGCCGGTCAGTTCGTCCACCACGGCTTCGACAGCGGCACTGTCCAAGACATCGCCACGGGAATGGGCAGCCTCCGCCCGCCTCTGACATTGCCTTACTACAAAGCCCTGGACAAGGGAAGGATCCGGCGGGCGGTGGCCATTCTGTACGAGCCCGTGTCCTACTGGGCACTCTACATCACGGATATTATGGAGATCGAGGGCGTGCTGTTCTTCTGCACGGATAACTTTTGCTACTTCCTGACGCTGTACGGCTTTTTTTGCGGTTGGGAGGACTCTTGGACCTTGATGGCATTCTACGGATTTCTCTTCGTCATTTTTTGCCAGACGATGCTGTACGGAATGCGAGGTCCACGCTACGCTCTCCTGTATTGGATCAGTCTCCTTCACGGGATTTCCATGCACTGGGTCACGTGGGTTGTTTGCTACTTCGTACCACGTGACTACCAGCGTTTGCTGTGGGTGGTCCCCCTTTGGCTGAGCATCCTGTGGCTGTCTCGGTCAATGTCTCTGACTCATCTCCTAGGTCTTGACCTGTTCAGTGCGGCACTGAAAAGTAAACTGTGA